AGCAAGAAAATACAGATCCCGATCCGCTTGTATCAGGCGTCGTTTTCAGGAGCAGAAGACGCTGTTGAAGCCGAGTCTTCCGCTTCCCTTTCGGCCTGTGCAGCAGCGCGCTGGCGCTCCACGAGTCGGGCGCAATAGATGGCAATTTCGTAAAGAAGGATGGTGGGCAGCGCAAGCCCGATCTGGGAGACCGGGTCGGGCGGCGTCAGCACCGCAGCCGCGATGAATGCGCCAACAATTGCATATTTGCGCTTGCTCGCGAGCCCCTCGCTGGTGGCGAGGCCGGCGCGGGCCAGCAACGTGGTCACAACCGGCAGCTGGAACACTAGTCCAAAGGCGAAGATCAGCGTCATGATCAAGCCGAGATATTCCGACACCTTGGGCAACAGCATGATTGAGGCTTCGCCCCCGCCGCCGGTCTGTTCCATCGAAAGGAAGAACCACATCACCATCGGGGTGAAAAAGAAATAGACCAGTGCGCCACCAAGCATGAACAGCATTGGCGATGCGACAAGAAACGGCAAAAACGCAGAGCGCTCGTTCTTGTACAGGCCAGGTGCGACGAACTTGTAGACCTGTGCAGCGATCATCGGGAACGCCAACAAAAGACCGCCAAACATGCCGATCTTGATTTGCGTGAAGAAGAACTCCTGTGGCGCCGTATAGATCAGTTCGATCTTGCGGTCGCTCATACCGGCCCAGTCAACCGCCCAGGTAAACGGTTCAACCAGGATGTTGAACAACGGCTTGGCAAAGGCAAAGCAAACCAGGAACGCAATGAAAAACGCGCCCAACGCCCACATCAAGCGGTTGCGAAGCTCCAGCAGGTGCTCAAGCAGGGGCTGCGGCTTGTCTTCGATGTTGTCGCTCAAGCCGAGCCCTCACTTTGTTTGGCTTTTCGCGCGCGCGCCGGAGCTTTTGATGGAGTTGGCTTTGAAGCCGGAGCCTTGCTCGTTGCAGCTTTCGCAGCAGCCGGCTTGGCAGCGGAAGGTGCGGCTTTGGCAGCAGCCTTTGCAGGGGCCGCCTTGGCTGCGGTTTTTGCAGCCGGCGTTTTGGCAGGTGCCTTGGCAGGCGCTGCCTTGCCCGCCGACGCCTTGGCGGTGCTCTTCGTTGCAGGGGCCGCTTTTGCCGCGGGTTTGGACGTGGCGGTTTTGGCCGAACGGCTTTTGCCTGTGGCAGGCTTCGCCTTGCCGGCCGCAGAGGCAGCCGGTTTGGCCGCATCCACACTCGGCGGACTGTCCGGAAGTTTCCAGTTCGGATCCGGCACCGCAACCTTGGCCGGCGCGCTTGGCGTCGCCGGCGGGTTCATGGTTTTTTCCAGATCCGCCTTGATGTCCTTGGCGGTATCCTTGAGCGGGTTCACCGCATCACGAAGGCCCTGCATCGGATTGAGCTTGCGCGCGTCATCAAAGGTCTTCTTGACGTCATCAAGCTCCGCTTCGCGCAAAGCCTCGTCGAACTGCCCCCTGAATTCCGAAGCCATGCCCCGGAGTTTCTTGGTGGTGCGACCAAAGGCACGCAACATGGGTGGCAGGTCTTTGGGACCGACCACCACGATCAGCACAACTGCGACGACCAGAAGCTCTGGCCAACCGATATCCAACATTCAGGCGTCTCCTCACCCTCTATAGGGGCAATGGATATGGGGGATCAGCCGCGATCCTTGGCTTCTTCGGCCTTGCTTTCGACCGTCTTGGTCTCAGGTGCGGCTTCTTCGTCACCCATGCCTTTCTTGAAATTCTTGATTCCCTTGGCCACGTCGCCCATCAATTCCGGAATCTTGCCGCGGCCGAAAAGCAGCAGAACAACGACCAGAACGATAACCCAATGCCAAATACTGAATGTACCCATGGAACTCTCCTTTAAGGATCTCACCGTGATGTAAGGTGTTTATCCGTTTCTTTCAAACACCAAAATGTCACGCTCGTTAACGGTGACAGAAACATCGCGCGCGCCAGAACGCAACTGCCCTGCTCGAATTCTTGCATCAATCGGCTTTTCCCCGCCCGCAACAACAAGCGTGATCAGCTCTTCAACACCCAAAAACCGACGCGCCA
The DNA window shown above is from Hoeflea phototrophica DFL-43 and carries:
- the tatC gene encoding twin-arginine translocase subunit TatC — translated: MSDNIEDKPQPLLEHLLELRNRLMWALGAFFIAFLVCFAFAKPLFNILVEPFTWAVDWAGMSDRKIELIYTAPQEFFFTQIKIGMFGGLLLAFPMIAAQVYKFVAPGLYKNERSAFLPFLVASPMLFMLGGALVYFFFTPMVMWFFLSMEQTGGGGEASIMLLPKVSEYLGLIMTLIFAFGLVFQLPVVTTLLARAGLATSEGLASKRKYAIVGAFIAAAVLTPPDPVSQIGLALPTILLYEIAIYCARLVERQRAAAQAEREAEDSASTASSAPENDA
- the tatB gene encoding Sec-independent protein translocase protein TatB codes for the protein MLDIGWPELLVVAVVLIVVVGPKDLPPMLRAFGRTTKKLRGMASEFRGQFDEALREAELDDVKKTFDDARKLNPMQGLRDAVNPLKDTAKDIKADLEKTMNPPATPSAPAKVAVPDPNWKLPDSPPSVDAAKPAASAAGKAKPATGKSRSAKTATSKPAAKAAPATKSTAKASAGKAAPAKAPAKTPAAKTAAKAAPAKAAAKAAPSAAKPAAAKAATSKAPASKPTPSKAPARARKAKQSEGSA
- a CDS encoding twin-arginine translocase TatA/TatE family subunit translates to MGTFSIWHWVIVLVVVLLLFGRGKIPELMGDVAKGIKNFKKGMGDEEAAPETKTVESKAEEAKDRG